One stretch of Xanthomonas sp. DAR 35659 DNA includes these proteins:
- the hpxZ gene encoding oxalurate catabolism protein HpxZ yields MIVDAPEVLAEVRAAFAAYERALMDDDVAALDRLFHDAPTTVRYGIGEVLYGAAAIRAFRRARGGSPPRRLGRVQLVAYGTDFATADAEFFREGSTRRGRQSQSWVRFADGWKVVSAHVSLEGDHA; encoded by the coding sequence ATGATCGTCGACGCGCCCGAGGTGCTGGCCGAGGTGCGTGCGGCGTTCGCCGCCTACGAGCGCGCGCTGATGGACGACGACGTGGCCGCGCTGGACCGCCTGTTCCACGATGCGCCGACCACGGTGCGCTACGGCATCGGCGAGGTGCTGTACGGCGCCGCGGCCATCCGCGCGTTCCGCCGCGCGCGCGGCGGCTCGCCGCCGCGGCGGCTGGGGCGGGTGCAACTCGTCGCCTACGGCACCGACTTCGCCACCGCCGACGCCGAGTTCTTCCGCGAGGGCTCGACCCGGCGCGGCCGCCAGAGCCAGAGCTGGGTCCGCTTCGCCGACGGCTGGAAGGTGGTGTCGGCGCACGTCTCGCTGGAAGGAGACCACGCATGA
- the puuE gene encoding allantoinase PuuE, with the protein MSAARDLVGYGAQPPDPQWPGGARVALQFVINYEEGAENSVLNGDAGSEAFLSEMVGAQSHPGARAMAMESLYEYGSRAGFWRLQRLFAARGVPVTVFGVAQALAANPAAVRAMQDAQWEIASHGLRWIDYQHVPEATERAHIAAAVALHAQVTGARPLGWYQGRSSPNTARLVAEEGGFVYDADSYADDLPYYDRRHGRAQLVVPYTLDANDMKFVAYNGFADGEPFFRYLRDGFEQLCAEGGRMMSVGLHGRIAGRPARALALARFVDHALASGQAWIARRIDIARHWQQVHPA; encoded by the coding sequence GTGAGCGCGGCGCGCGATCTGGTCGGCTACGGCGCGCAGCCGCCGGACCCGCAGTGGCCGGGCGGCGCGCGGGTAGCGTTGCAGTTCGTGATCAACTACGAGGAAGGCGCCGAGAACAGCGTGCTCAACGGCGATGCCGGCTCCGAGGCGTTCCTGTCGGAGATGGTGGGCGCGCAGAGCCATCCGGGCGCGCGCGCGATGGCGATGGAGAGCCTGTACGAATACGGCAGCCGCGCCGGGTTCTGGCGGCTGCAGCGGCTGTTCGCCGCGCGCGGCGTGCCGGTGACGGTGTTCGGCGTGGCACAGGCGCTGGCCGCCAACCCCGCGGCGGTGCGGGCGATGCAGGACGCGCAGTGGGAGATCGCCAGCCACGGCCTGCGCTGGATCGACTACCAGCACGTGCCGGAAGCGACCGAGCGCGCGCACATCGCCGCGGCGGTCGCGTTGCATGCGCAGGTCACCGGCGCGCGTCCGCTGGGCTGGTACCAGGGCCGCAGCAGCCCGAACACCGCGCGGCTGGTGGCCGAGGAGGGCGGCTTCGTCTACGACGCCGACAGCTACGCCGACGACCTGCCGTACTACGACCGCCGCCACGGCCGCGCGCAACTGGTGGTGCCCTACACGCTGGACGCCAACGACATGAAGTTCGTCGCCTACAACGGCTTCGCCGACGGCGAACCGTTCTTCCGCTACCTGCGCGACGGCTTCGAGCAGTTGTGCGCCGAAGGCGGCCGGATGATGTCGGTGGGCCTGCATGGCCGCATCGCCGGGCGCCCGGCGCGCGCGCTGGCGTTGGCCCGCTTCGTCGACCACGCGCTGGCCAGCGGCCAGGCGTGGATCGCGCGGCGCATCGACATCGCCAGGCACTGGCAGCAGGTGCACCCGGCATGA
- a CDS encoding LysR family transcriptional regulator, whose translation MLTFSRFTRYFMEVAHWRSIRRAAEALHVSASAIDRQILKAEQELGVQLFERLPGGLRLTSAGELLLVDARRWEKSYRRTLEQFDELKGLRRGHVDIAMIDALGDGIVIEAVAQLLEAHPGITFSLQSEDNQKVADKVIAAEVDFGLLLDPVSGIDLDVVAFAEIPLGMCMPPGHPLSARGSLQLTEVIDEYRLLLPAAPLIVNEHAKVVYQRQHIDTRRCIRCNDVRALRALVRQGVGVGLLSQLDVLPDLAEGRLAFVPLRAGLAKPMTLSLCVAPQRQLSRAAQTMLKALAPRVETILEPRSGRSA comes from the coding sequence ATGCTGACGTTTTCCCGCTTCACCCGCTATTTCATGGAAGTGGCGCACTGGCGCAGCATCCGCCGCGCCGCCGAAGCCCTGCACGTCTCGGCCTCGGCGATCGACCGGCAGATCCTCAAGGCCGAGCAGGAACTGGGCGTGCAGTTGTTCGAGCGGCTGCCGGGCGGGTTGCGCCTGACCAGCGCCGGCGAACTGCTGCTGGTGGACGCACGGCGCTGGGAGAAGAGCTATCGGCGCACGCTGGAGCAGTTCGACGAACTCAAGGGACTGCGCCGCGGCCACGTCGACATCGCGATGATCGACGCGCTCGGCGACGGCATCGTGATCGAAGCGGTGGCGCAACTGCTGGAGGCGCATCCGGGCATCACCTTCAGCCTGCAGAGCGAGGACAACCAGAAGGTCGCCGACAAGGTCATCGCCGCGGAGGTGGATTTCGGCCTGCTGCTGGATCCGGTCAGCGGCATCGACCTGGACGTGGTCGCCTTCGCCGAGATCCCGTTGGGCATGTGCATGCCGCCGGGGCATCCACTCAGCGCCCGGGGCAGCCTGCAACTGACCGAGGTGATCGACGAGTACCGCCTGCTGCTGCCGGCCGCGCCGCTGATCGTCAACGAGCACGCCAAGGTGGTCTACCAGCGCCAGCACATCGACACCCGCCGCTGCATCCGCTGCAACGACGTGCGGGCGTTGCGCGCGCTGGTGCGGCAGGGCGTGGGCGTGGGGCTGCTGTCGCAACTGGACGTGCTGCCGGACCTGGCCGAGGGGCGCCTGGCCTTCGTGCCGTTGCGCGCCGGCCTGGCCAAGCCGATGACCCTGTCCTTGTGCGTGGCCCCGCAGCGGCAACTGTCGCGGGCCGCGCAGACCATGCTCAAGGCCCTGGCGCCGCGGGTGGAAACGATCCTGGAGCCGCGCTCGGGGCGTAGCGCGTAG
- the xdhA gene encoding xanthine dehydrogenase small subunit, translated as MDAVRFLLDGQVQTLEAVDPTASVLELLRYRLGRTGTKEGCAEGDCGACTVLVGELDGADGAERVRWRALNACILFVPMLDGKALLTVESLGAGAALHPVQEQLMQCHGTQCGFCTPGFVMSLYARSIGALGTDAALTDVLAGNLCRCTGYGPILQAGAAVPAVPRDDAATVAALRALRRDTASIQTHADTHAGRVRRGTAPRSADALAALLLERPEARLVAGATDVGLWVTKQQRVLDDVVFIGDIPELRELHDTPDGLHIGACVRYSEAQAALAALHPALGELLRRIGGTQVRNAGTIGGNIANGSPIGDMPPALIALGATLTLRRGVIRRTLPLEDFFLSYGRQARMPGEFVESVYVPRPRAGTLYRADKLSKRFDSDISAVCGAFALEIADGTVTHARIAFGGMAGIPQRAHAAERALLGQPWSAATVAAAGAALAQDVSPLSDVRGSAGYRLAVAANLLQRLWLAQQHPHAPLSVLAPELADG; from the coding sequence ATGGACGCGGTGCGATTCCTGCTCGATGGTCAGGTGCAGACGCTGGAGGCGGTGGATCCGACCGCCAGCGTGCTCGAGTTGCTGCGTTACCGGCTCGGTCGCACAGGCACCAAGGAAGGCTGCGCCGAAGGCGATTGCGGCGCCTGCACCGTGCTGGTCGGCGAACTGGACGGCGCCGACGGCGCCGAGCGGGTGCGCTGGCGCGCGCTCAACGCCTGCATCCTGTTCGTGCCCATGCTCGACGGCAAGGCGCTGCTCACCGTGGAGAGCCTGGGCGCCGGCGCGGCGCTGCACCCGGTGCAGGAGCAACTGATGCAGTGCCACGGCACGCAGTGCGGCTTCTGCACGCCCGGCTTCGTGATGTCGCTGTACGCGCGCAGCATCGGCGCGCTGGGCACCGATGCCGCGCTGACCGACGTGCTGGCCGGCAACCTGTGCCGCTGCACCGGCTATGGCCCGATCCTGCAGGCCGGCGCGGCGGTGCCGGCCGTGCCGCGCGACGATGCGGCCACCGTGGCCGCGCTGCGGGCGCTGCGTCGCGACACCGCATCGATCCAGACGCACGCCGACACGCATGCCGGCCGCGTGCGCCGCGGCACCGCGCCGCGCAGCGCCGACGCGCTGGCGGCCTTGCTGCTGGAGCGGCCCGAAGCGCGTCTGGTCGCCGGCGCCACCGACGTCGGCCTGTGGGTCACCAAGCAGCAACGGGTGCTCGACGATGTGGTGTTCATCGGCGACATCCCCGAGTTGCGCGAACTGCACGACACGCCCGACGGCCTGCACATCGGCGCCTGCGTGCGCTACAGCGAAGCCCAGGCCGCATTGGCCGCGCTGCACCCGGCGCTGGGCGAACTGCTGCGGCGCATCGGCGGCACCCAGGTGCGCAACGCCGGCACCATCGGCGGCAACATCGCCAACGGCTCGCCGATCGGCGACATGCCGCCGGCGCTGATCGCGCTCGGCGCCACCCTGACCCTGCGCCGCGGCGTGATCCGGCGCACGCTGCCGCTGGAGGATTTCTTCCTGAGCTACGGCCGGCAGGCGCGGATGCCCGGCGAGTTCGTCGAAAGCGTGTACGTGCCGCGTCCGCGCGCGGGCACGCTGTACCGGGCGGACAAGCTCAGCAAACGCTTCGACAGCGACATTTCCGCGGTCTGCGGCGCCTTCGCGCTGGAGATCGCCGACGGCACGGTGACGCACGCGCGCATCGCCTTCGGCGGCATGGCCGGTATCCCGCAGCGCGCGCACGCCGCCGAGCGGGCCCTGCTCGGGCAGCCGTGGAGCGCGGCCACGGTCGCCGCGGCCGGCGCCGCGCTGGCGCAGGACGTCAGCCCGCTCAGCGACGTGCGCGGCTCGGCCGGCTACCGCCTGGCGGTCGCGGCGAACCTGCTGCAACGGCTGTGGCTGGCGCAGCAGCATCCGCACGCGCCCCTGTCGGTGCTGGCGCCGGAGCTGGCCGATGGCTGA
- a CDS encoding FAD/NAD(P)-binding protein translates to MSAAGGGLQALAAEVARDLQRLGLGGPDWTRTPRHADGHVYDVVVVGGGQSGLGAAFGLIRERVSNLLVIDENPAGQEGPWVTYARMVTLRTPKELSALDFGMPSLTFRAYWEARHGAAAWDALGKIPRADWMDYLRWYREVLALPVRNQARLLRIEPLPAQRLHRLHLAGGDCLLARKVVLATGIQGGGQWHVPPLVARTLPRQRYAHTSEPIDYAALAGRRIGILGAGASAFDNAHYALAAGVGEVHVFVRRNCLPRINPIRHMERSGIIPRFAALPDADKYAMMARFFDHNQPPTNDTFDRAAAWPNFRLHLGSPWQQVAADGDGVAVTTPHGCERFDFVVLSTGLVTDPALRPELAAVADGIARWSDRYRPPPAQAVPLLDAHPYLGPGFELQPRTPQHAVLLHGLFAFNYSALLSLGLSAAALSGLRHALPRLVKAVADQLFLDDREAIVADYMSYAEPEFVGQWPLPQLEQRAG, encoded by the coding sequence ATGAGCGCGGCCGGCGGCGGCTTGCAGGCGCTGGCCGCGGAGGTCGCGCGCGACCTGCAACGGCTCGGCCTGGGCGGCCCCGACTGGACCCGCACGCCGCGCCATGCCGACGGCCATGTCTACGACGTGGTCGTGGTCGGCGGCGGCCAGAGCGGGTTGGGCGCGGCGTTCGGGCTGATCCGCGAGCGCGTGTCCAACCTGCTGGTGATCGACGAGAACCCGGCGGGCCAGGAGGGGCCGTGGGTCACCTACGCGCGCATGGTCACCCTGCGCACTCCGAAGGAACTGAGCGCGCTGGATTTCGGCATGCCGTCGCTGACCTTCCGCGCGTACTGGGAGGCCAGGCACGGCGCCGCGGCCTGGGACGCGCTGGGCAAGATTCCGCGCGCCGACTGGATGGACTACCTGCGCTGGTACCGCGAGGTGCTGGCCCTGCCGGTGCGCAACCAGGCGCGGTTGCTGCGCATCGAACCGTTGCCGGCGCAGCGCCTGCACCGCCTGCACCTGGCCGGCGGCGACTGCCTGCTGGCGCGCAAGGTGGTGCTGGCGACCGGGATCCAGGGCGGCGGGCAATGGCATGTGCCGCCGCTGGTGGCGCGGACCCTGCCGCGGCAGCGCTACGCTCACACCTCCGAGCCGATCGACTACGCGGCGCTGGCGGGGCGGCGCATCGGCATCCTCGGCGCGGGCGCCTCGGCGTTCGACAACGCCCACTACGCGCTGGCTGCCGGCGTCGGCGAAGTGCACGTGTTCGTGCGCCGCAACTGCTTGCCGCGGATCAACCCGATCCGGCACATGGAGCGCAGCGGCATCATCCCGCGCTTCGCCGCGCTGCCGGATGCGGACAAGTACGCGATGATGGCGCGGTTCTTCGACCACAACCAGCCGCCGACCAACGACACCTTCGACCGCGCCGCGGCCTGGCCCAACTTCCGCCTGCACCTGGGCAGCCCGTGGCAGCAGGTGGCCGCGGACGGCGATGGCGTGGCGGTGACCACCCCGCACGGCTGCGAGCGTTTCGACTTCGTGGTGCTGTCGACCGGCCTGGTCACCGACCCGGCGTTGCGCCCGGAGCTGGCGGCGGTAGCCGACGGCATCGCGCGCTGGTCCGACCGCTACCGGCCGCCGCCGGCGCAGGCGGTGCCGCTGCTCGACGCGCATCCCTACCTAGGGCCGGGCTTCGAGTTGCAGCCGCGCACGCCGCAGCATGCGGTGCTGCTGCACGGCCTGTTCGCCTTCAACTACTCGGCGCTGCTGAGCCTGGGGCTGTCGGCGGCGGCCCTGTCCGGGCTGCGGCATGCGCTGCCGCGCCTGGTGAAGGCGGTGGCCGACCAACTGTTCCTGGACGACCGCGAGGCGATCGTGGCGGACTACATGAGTTACGCCGAACCCGAATTCGTCGGCCAATGGCCGCTGCCGCAGCTGGAGCAACGCGCCGGATGA
- a CDS encoding allantoate amidohydrolase encodes MARCDALGMQPYSDTAEGLFRGWLSPAHRATLEAVSGWMAEAGLQPRIDPAGNLVGRYEGATAQAPTLLIGSHLDSVRDAGRYDGPLGVMLGIECVAALHAQGRRLPFAIEVIGFGDEEGSRFPASMLSSRAVAGTLDPAALQVVDPDGVPLADALAAWGLHVDALASAARAPGSVLAYLEAHIEQGPVLEAEGLPLGAVTGIAAQHRYRAVLGGRAGHAGTTRMDLRADALAAAAECVLAVEAVARAGSPDLVATVGRLQVAPGAVNVVPGRVEFSIDVRAGDDATRDAAAVAIERRLQAIAAARGVQLELRCVQDLPASPCDPRLVAALETAIAAQGIAPRRLVSGAGHDAMVMAALCPTAMLFLRCAGGVSHHPAEHVEPADADLAVAAMLHFIESLGETFVR; translated from the coding sequence GTGGCCCGCTGCGATGCGCTGGGCATGCAGCCCTACAGCGACACCGCCGAGGGCCTGTTTCGCGGCTGGCTGAGCCCGGCGCATCGCGCCACGCTGGAGGCGGTGAGCGGGTGGATGGCCGAGGCCGGGTTGCAGCCGCGCATCGATCCGGCCGGCAACCTGGTCGGGCGCTACGAAGGGGCCACGGCGCAGGCGCCGACGCTGCTGATCGGCAGCCACCTGGACAGCGTGCGCGATGCTGGCCGCTACGACGGACCGCTCGGGGTCATGCTCGGCATCGAATGCGTGGCCGCGCTGCATGCGCAGGGGCGGCGCCTGCCGTTCGCGATCGAGGTGATCGGCTTCGGCGACGAGGAAGGCTCGCGCTTTCCCGCGTCGATGCTGAGCAGCCGCGCCGTGGCCGGCACGCTGGACCCGGCGGCGCTGCAGGTGGTCGACCCCGATGGGGTGCCATTGGCCGATGCGCTGGCCGCATGGGGCCTGCACGTGGATGCGTTGGCGTCCGCGGCGCGCGCGCCCGGCAGCGTGCTGGCCTACCTGGAAGCGCACATCGAACAGGGCCCGGTGCTGGAGGCAGAGGGCCTGCCGCTGGGCGCGGTCACCGGCATCGCCGCGCAGCACCGCTACCGCGCGGTGCTCGGCGGCCGTGCCGGGCATGCCGGCACCACGCGCATGGACCTGCGCGCCGATGCGCTGGCCGCCGCCGCCGAGTGCGTGCTGGCGGTGGAAGCGGTGGCGCGCGCCGGCAGCCCCGACCTGGTGGCCACGGTCGGACGGCTGCAGGTGGCGCCGGGCGCGGTCAACGTGGTGCCGGGGCGGGTCGAGTTCTCGATCGACGTGCGCGCCGGCGACGACGCCACCCGCGATGCCGCCGCGGTGGCGATCGAACGGCGGCTGCAGGCCATCGCCGCGGCGCGCGGCGTGCAACTGGAGCTGCGCTGCGTGCAGGACCTGCCGGCCAGTCCCTGCGATCCGCGCCTGGTCGCCGCGCTGGAAACGGCGATCGCCGCGCAGGGCATCGCGCCGCGGCGGCTGGTGTCCGGCGCCGGCCACGATGCGATGGTGATGGCCGCGCTGTGCCCGACCGCGATGCTGTTCCTGCGCTGCGCCGGCGGCGTCAGCCACCACCCGGCCGAACACGTGGAGCCCGCCGACGCCGACCTGGCGGTGGCGGCGATGCTGCACTTCATCGAGTCACTGGGAGAGACGTTTGTCCGTTGA
- a CDS encoding pyridoxal-phosphate-dependent aminotransferase family protein, which produces MGPGPVNAHPRVLRAMSADLLGQFDPEMTGYMNQVMALYRPLFGTRNHWTFLVDGTARAGIEAALVSLVAPGDRVLVLNFGRFGLLLGEILGRIGAVVENVEAPWGEVVPMQAVRDAIERFAPKMVACVHGDTSTTMAQPLDGLGALCRAAGALSYVDATATIGGMPIASDAWGVDVVTGGLQKCLGGPSGSAPITVSARAAEAIFARRHVERGIVRADIANGAGMRIGSNYFDLAMVMDYWSDKRLNHHTEATSMLYAARECARVALQEGLPARFARHAAAGRAVAAGVRAMGLQVFGDDRHRMSNVTGVAIPAGIDGEAVRRRLREDFEIEIGTAFGPLQGKLWRIGAMGYNAMKHKVLITLGALEAVLRAEGHACAPGAGVDAALAAWHADGAQA; this is translated from the coding sequence ATGGGGCCGGGCCCGGTCAACGCGCATCCACGCGTGCTGCGCGCGATGTCGGCCGACCTGCTCGGCCAGTTCGATCCGGAAATGACCGGCTACATGAACCAGGTGATGGCGCTGTACCGGCCGCTGTTCGGCACGCGGAACCACTGGACGTTCCTGGTCGACGGCACCGCGCGCGCCGGCATCGAGGCGGCGCTGGTGTCGCTGGTGGCGCCGGGCGATCGCGTGCTGGTGCTGAACTTCGGGCGTTTCGGCCTGCTGCTGGGCGAGATCCTCGGGCGCATCGGCGCCGTGGTCGAGAACGTGGAGGCGCCATGGGGCGAGGTCGTGCCGATGCAGGCGGTACGCGATGCGATCGAGCGCTTCGCGCCGAAGATGGTCGCCTGCGTGCACGGCGACACCTCGACCACGATGGCGCAGCCGCTGGACGGGCTCGGCGCGCTGTGCCGCGCCGCCGGCGCGCTGTCCTATGTCGATGCCACCGCGACCATCGGCGGCATGCCGATCGCCAGCGACGCCTGGGGCGTGGACGTGGTCACCGGTGGCCTGCAGAAATGCCTGGGCGGACCGTCCGGCTCGGCGCCGATCACGGTGTCCGCGCGCGCGGCCGAGGCGATCTTCGCGCGCCGCCACGTCGAACGCGGCATCGTCCGCGCCGACATCGCCAACGGCGCCGGCATGCGCATCGGCTCGAACTACTTCGACCTGGCGATGGTCATGGACTACTGGTCCGACAAGCGCCTGAACCATCACACCGAGGCCACCAGCATGCTGTACGCGGCGCGCGAATGCGCGCGCGTGGCATTGCAGGAAGGGCTGCCGGCGCGCTTCGCCCGCCACGCCGCGGCCGGCCGCGCGGTCGCCGCCGGGGTGCGTGCGATGGGCCTGCAGGTATTCGGCGACGACCGCCACCGCATGAGCAACGTCACCGGCGTGGCGATCCCCGCCGGCATCGACGGCGAGGCGGTGCGGCGGCGCCTGCGCGAGGATTTCGAGATCGAGATCGGCACCGCGTTCGGGCCGCTGCAGGGCAAGCTGTGGCGGATCGGCGCGATGGGCTACAACGCGATGAAGCACAAGGTGCTGATCACCCTCGGCGCGCTGGAAGCGGTGCTGCGCGCCGAAGGCCATGCCTGCGCGCCCGGCGCCGGCGTGGACGCGGCGTTGGCGGCCTGGCACGCGGACGGAGCGCAGGCGTGA
- the uraD gene encoding 2-oxo-4-hydroxy-4-carboxy-5-ureidoimidazoline decarboxylase, giving the protein MNLADWNALPAADFVARLRTLFEHSPWVVERAAAQRPFADLHAGLLQVLHAASPDEQLALIRAHPELAGKAALGGELTAASAAEQAHAGLDSLSAEEFARFHALNAAYRARFGFPFVICVRLTDKAGILAAMQARLDNTREDETATALAEIGRIARLRLEALA; this is encoded by the coding sequence ATGAACCTGGCCGACTGGAACGCCCTGCCGGCGGCGGACTTCGTGGCGCGGCTGCGCACGCTGTTCGAGCATTCGCCGTGGGTGGTGGAACGGGCCGCGGCGCAGCGTCCGTTCGCCGACCTGCACGCCGGCCTGTTGCAGGTGCTGCATGCGGCCAGCCCCGACGAACAACTGGCGCTGATCCGCGCCCATCCGGAGCTGGCCGGCAAGGCCGCGCTCGGCGGCGAGCTGACCGCCGCCTCGGCCGCCGAACAGGCCCACGCCGGGCTGGACAGTCTGAGCGCCGAGGAATTCGCCCGCTTCCACGCGCTCAATGCCGCCTACCGGGCGCGCTTCGGCTTCCCGTTCGTGATCTGCGTGCGCCTGACCGACAAGGCCGGGATCCTGGCGGCGATGCAGGCGCGGCTGGACAACACGCGCGAGGACGAGACCGCCACCGCGCTGGCCGAGATCGGGCGGATCGCGCGGCTGCGGCTGGAGGCGCTGGCATGA
- the uraH gene encoding hydroxyisourate hydrolase, with amino-acid sequence MAAAAAGATRRMTTLSTHVLDLSRGVPAAGMAVRLCAGERVLHDDLTDADGRCPALRALTLAAGTYRLEFAVADYFRGQGVALPEPPFLEVVPIVFGMTAAGHYHVPLLVSPFGYSTYRGS; translated from the coding sequence ATGGCCGCTGCCGCAGCTGGAGCAACGCGCCGGATGACCACGCTCTCGACCCATGTGCTGGACCTGAGCCGCGGCGTGCCCGCGGCGGGCATGGCGGTGCGCCTGTGCGCCGGCGAGCGCGTGCTGCATGACGACCTCACCGATGCCGACGGGCGCTGTCCGGCGCTGCGCGCGCTGACCCTGGCTGCCGGCACGTATCGCCTGGAATTCGCCGTGGCCGACTACTTCCGCGGCCAGGGCGTGGCGTTGCCGGAGCCGCCGTTCCTGGAGGTGGTGCCGATCGTGTTCGGGATGACCGCTGCCGGGCACTACCACGTGCCGCTGCTGGTCTCGCCGTTCGGCTATTCCACCTACCGGGGCAGTTGA
- a CDS encoding gamma-glutamyltransferase family protein encodes MLQTLRSRRGMVVAPHHLAAQAGRDVLRDGGTAVEAAVATAACLAVVYPHMTGIGGDGFWLIAEPDGRVHAIDACGRAAQAATLAHYAGQGAIPWRGPGAANTVAGTVSGWALALRQGGGRLPLARLLEEAIAHADAGVPVTLGGADVAARKGAELRAQPGAYAAIFEPDGQPLREGALLRQPQLAATLRRLAVAGLDDFYRGALAAEIAADLQALGSPLRAADLAAHQAEAGSPLSVAIRGARLYNHAPPTQGLASLLILALFDRLAVADADGYAHVHGLVEATKQAFLVRDAHVGDPAWMTLDAQALLDDAAALDAMAARIDPARALPWPQPAHAGDTVWFGAIDGAGRAVSCIQSTYFEFGSGLVLPRSGIVWQNRGCSFRLAADGWNALAPGRKPFHTLNPALARFDDGRLMVYGTMGGEGQPQTQAAVFSRYARFGMPLQQAVSAPRWLLGRTWGEDSTSLKLEDRFDPAVVRALHEAGHVVERLPPFTSVMGHAGALVREADGTLSGASDPRSDGAVAGW; translated from the coding sequence ATGTTGCAGACCTTGCGTTCCCGGCGCGGCATGGTGGTCGCGCCGCACCATCTGGCCGCGCAGGCCGGCCGCGACGTGCTGCGCGACGGCGGCACCGCGGTGGAAGCGGCGGTGGCGACCGCGGCGTGCCTGGCGGTGGTGTATCCGCACATGACCGGCATCGGCGGCGATGGCTTCTGGCTGATCGCCGAGCCCGACGGACGCGTGCATGCGATCGACGCCTGCGGCCGCGCCGCGCAGGCGGCCACGCTGGCGCACTATGCCGGCCAGGGCGCGATCCCCTGGCGCGGTCCGGGCGCGGCCAACACCGTCGCCGGCACCGTGTCCGGCTGGGCGCTGGCGTTGCGCCAGGGCGGCGGGCGCCTGCCGCTGGCGCGGCTGCTGGAGGAGGCCATCGCGCACGCCGACGCCGGTGTGCCGGTGACCCTCGGCGGCGCCGACGTCGCCGCGCGCAAGGGCGCCGAACTGCGCGCCCAGCCGGGCGCCTACGCCGCGATCTTCGAGCCCGACGGGCAGCCGCTGCGCGAAGGCGCGCTGCTGCGCCAGCCGCAGTTGGCCGCGACCTTGCGGCGCCTGGCCGTGGCCGGCCTGGACGATTTCTACCGTGGCGCGCTGGCCGCGGAGATCGCCGCGGATCTGCAGGCGCTGGGCAGCCCGCTGCGCGCCGCCGACCTGGCCGCGCACCAGGCCGAGGCCGGGTCGCCGTTGTCGGTGGCGATCCGCGGTGCGCGCCTGTACAACCATGCCCCGCCCACCCAGGGCCTGGCCTCGCTGCTGATCCTGGCCCTGTTCGATCGCCTGGCCGTGGCCGACGCCGATGGCTACGCGCATGTGCATGGCCTGGTCGAGGCGACCAAGCAGGCGTTCCTGGTGCGCGACGCGCATGTCGGCGACCCGGCCTGGATGACCCTGGACGCGCAGGCGCTGCTGGACGATGCCGCCGCGCTCGACGCCATGGCCGCGCGCATCGACCCGGCGCGCGCGCTGCCGTGGCCGCAGCCCGCGCATGCCGGCGACACCGTCTGGTTCGGCGCGATCGACGGTGCCGGCCGCGCGGTCAGTTGCATCCAGTCCACGTATTTCGAGTTCGGCTCGGGGCTGGTGCTGCCGCGCAGCGGCATCGTCTGGCAGAACCGCGGCTGCAGCTTCCGCCTGGCCGCCGACGGCTGGAATGCGCTGGCGCCGGGGCGCAAGCCGTTCCACACGCTCAATCCGGCGCTGGCGCGGTTCGACGACGGCCGGCTGATGGTTTACGGCACCATGGGCGGGGAGGGCCAGCCGCAGACCCAGGCGGCGGTGTTCAGCCGTTACGCGCGCTTCGGCATGCCGTTGCAGCAGGCGGTCAGCGCGCCGCGCTGGCTGCTCGGCCGCACCTGGGGCGAGGACAGCACCTCGCTGAAGCTCGAAGACCGGTTCGACCCTGCCGTGGTGCGGGCATTGCACGAGGCCGGCCATGTGGTGGAACGGCTGCCGCCCTTCACCTCGGTGATGGGCCACGCCGGCGCATTGGTACGCGAGGCCGACGGCACCCTGAGCGGCGCCAGCGATCCGCGCAGCGACGGCGCGGTGGCCGGGTGGTAG